The DNA region ATAAGACAATTCCAGCCACAATTGGACACAACAACGAAAAAAGCATCATCGGGTAAACTATTTGCACCTGTGGCAATATTCAAACTAATATTTTTTGATTGGGATAAGGTTGACTTTGTTTTCACTCAACAAAATTCAAATCTTACGCCCGGCGTATTTGGTGGAACGGGAATGCACAATTTCTGGGTAAACGGACTGACATTCCGCGAAAGCCAAAATATTCATGGTCCAAGTTGGGCATATCAAATGGGGCTTGTCGGTCATCCTCACGGTGGCTATGACCTTGTAAGCTCAGACCAATTCCCATTCTTTGGTTTCCAATCTTATCCGGGGCTAAGACCTGCAAATGCTCGTTTGCAAGATAATTACAGACAAACAACATCGCTGAATATCAAAACCTCTCGCCCACTTTGGAAAGGGGCAACAATGGAATTATCTTGGAAATCAGAAGTCGGCTTCAATCGTAACCAAACTGTTGTAACAGATGAATTTGGCAATCCGACGTTTACAAATATTATCGGTACGGAATCATTCAACAGGTCATTCCTTACATTCCCTACTTTATTTGGATTCAATCCATTCAATAATACAATTGACAATGTAATCAGATTATATGAAGCTCAAACCGCAATTGTTGAAAATAGATTTGTTAATGGCGAAATTGGCGAAGTTGAAAGGAATCAGCTGTACCAAAGGGCTTTGAACGATGCATTTTACAACGGATTGGAAATGTTCTCAATATCCGGAGGCAGTACTGCAAAATTCTTGCCGGCAGTCAATTGGTTAATCAGATGGGAAGGATTAGAAAATTTCTGGCTATGGAAAGATTACGTTAAGAAAATGACATTAGACCACCAATATACTTCTTCATTCAATGAAATGGCGAATTTGACCGACAACGGGCGTGCAGTTACCACGCAGACTGTTCAGTATGCATTCCAACCACTTATTGGTATAAATTCAACATTTGACGAAAATCTTTTTGATGGAACATTGACTGCTACTTTGCGTTGGTCAAGCACCAAATCCTTTATGATAAATTCGGCAGCCCGCTCCACAGTTACATCTCAAACTACTAATGACATTACTGCTCAAGCAAGCTACACTATGAAAGGATTCGAGTTTGCATTCCTTGGTATTTCACTGCAAAATGATTTCGAGCTTTCGTTCCTTTTCACATATAAAACTAACGGACGCGCCCTTTACAACATCACAAGCCCTGCCGATACATACGTTGGTGATGAAGCCGGCGGACAAACTCTTGACGGCAACACTCAAATCATCATCGAACCACGTGCTCGTTACTCATTGAGCCAAAGGCTTACAGCCTCATTCTTTGTACGATACGAAGGCACATTTACCGAAGGTGCGGCACAACCCGGATTCCATTCTACGCAAATTGGATTCGACCTCAGATTGTCCGTTGCAGGCGGAAGATAATAACTTTTATCATTCAAAAGATTATTTTGCCGTGATATTCGTATTTTTGTAAATACAATGTTTATAAAAATGGGATAATTATGTTGTCGAGTTACAAAAGTTTTCATTATATCGAAGACATCCACAAGTACGTAGGCGAAGAAGTCACTTTGCGTGGCTGGGTTTACAATCTTACCGGAAAAGGGAAATTACAATTCATAATGCTTCGCGACGGCACCGGAGTAATCCAATGCGTCGTTTTCAAGACTAATGTCAGCGAAGAAGCTTTCGAAAATGCCAAAAGCCTGACCCAAGAGTCATCAATTAGTTTGACAGGCAAAGTAGTAAGCAACGAAAAAGCCCCGGGCGGCTTTGAAATAGATGTCACAAATTTGCAGATTATTCAATTAGCTCAAGAATACCCAATAACTCCCAAGGAGCACGGGGATTCGTTTTTGATAGAGCATCGCCATTTGTGGTTGCGTTCATCGCGCCAACATGCGATTATGCGCGTCAGAGCGGCTGTGATGAAAGCAATTCGTGACTTTTTCGACGGTAACGGATTCAAACTAATGGATTCGCCGATTTTGACTCCAAATGCTTGTGAAGGCACTTCCACATTATTCGAAACCGAATATTTTGATTTGGGGAAAGCATACTTGTCACAATCGGGTCAACTTTACGCCGAAGCAACAGCACTCGCTTTGGGCAAAGTTTATACTTTCGGACCTGCTTTCCGTGCCGAACGTTCCAAAACGCGTAAACATTTGACTGAATTTTGGATGGTCGAACCCGAAATGGCATTTTTCGACTTGAACGATGATATGGATTTGGCTGAAGATTTGGTCGAATACATTGTCCAATATTGCTTGAAAACCTGCCAAAAGGAACTTCAAACATTGGAACGCGACATTACAAAACTCGAAAAAGTTCGTCGCCCATTCCATAGAATGAGCTATTCGGATGCAGTTGATTGGTTGGTAGAAAACAAAATTCCTCTGAACAAAAAAATTGACGGCAAAGATGTCGAAATACTTCCATTCCCATGGGGCGAAGATTTTGGCTCGCCACAAGAGGAAGCAATCATGGAACAATTCGACAAACCGTTGATAATTCATCGCTACCCGACTGAAATTAAAGCCTTTTACATGAAACGCGACCCAATCAACCCAAAAGTCGTTCTTGCAATGGATATGTTAGGACCTGAAAAAGCGGGCGAATTAATCGGTGGCAGCCAAAGAGAAGACGATTTCGATTTGCTGTTACAACGCATTAAACATGAAGAATTGCCCGAAGAGGAATTCAAATGGTATTTGGATTTGCGTCGCTACGGAAGTGTCCCCCACAGCGGATTCGGACTCGGAGTAGAGCGCACAGTTAAATGGATTACCGGAGCGGCACACATTCGCGAGGTAATTCCTTTCCCAAGAATGATTTACAGAATTACACCATAAATTGGAATATTATTCAATAAAAACGGATTTTGATATGTATGAAAATGTAAAAAAATATGACCCCGAACTGTACGACATTTTGATGTTAGAAAATGGAAGACAGCACGACAAAATCGAATTAATTGCAAGTGAGAATTTCACTTCCGAAGCTGTAATGCAAACGCAGGGCTCGGTGCTAACGAACAAATATGCCGAAGGATATCCGGGCAAACGCTACTATGGCGGTTGCGAATATGTGGATATGGCTGAAGACCTTGCTCGCGAAAGACTGAAAAAGCTCTTCGGTGCGGAATATGTCAACGTGCAACCACACAGCGGAAGCAATGCCAACATGGCTGTGTATTTCACATTCCTCAACCATGGCGACACAGTCATGGGATTGAGCCTTGCTCATGGCGGTCACTTGACTCATGGTTCGCCTGTGAATTTTTCGGGCAAATTTTATAACTTCGTAGCTTACGAATTAGACCCTGCAACAGGCAGAATTGACTATGACAAAGCGGCTGAATTAGCCAAAAAGCACAAACCAAAGCTAATCACAGTTGGTGCTTCGGCATATCCGCGTGATATTGATTTCAAGAAATTCCGCGAAATAGCAGACTCAGTGGGTGCTTTCCTATTTGCAGATATTGCTCATCCCGCGGGATTGATTGCCAAAGGTAAACTGAGCAATCCTGTCCCCTACTGCGATATCGTCGCTTCGACTACTCACAAAACTTTACGCGGACCTCGCGGCGGTATCATCATGACTCATAAAGATTACGAAAATCCATTCGGAATCGTTGCCCCGAAATCCGGTCGCGTCAAAAATATCGGTGAAGTTTTAGATTCGTGGGTGATGCCGGGCGTGCAAGGTGGTCCACTTATGCACGTAATCGCTGCTAAAGCTGTGGCATTCGGTGAAGTATTGAGCGACGAATTTGATTTATACGCAACTCAGGTAATTAAAAACGCCCAAGCATTCGCCAAAGCACTTGTATCCAAGGGCTACGATTTGGTCAGCGGCGGCACAGACAACCATTTGATGCTTGTTGATTTGCGGAACAAAGGCGTGACCGGCAAACAAGCCGAGAATGCCCTTGATGAATCCGGCATCACTTGCAACAAAAACGCAGTGCCCAACGATACTCAGCCACCATTGGTAACGTCGGGTATCAGGCTCGGAACTCCGGCGATGACTACTCGCGGATTGAAAGAAGATGATTTCGTCCAAGTTGCTGAATTTATTGACAAAGTAATCACCAACATCGGTAACGAAAGCGTTTACGAGCAAGTCCGCAACGAAGTGAAAGAATTCACCTCGAAATATCCGCTACATCAAAAAATGCTCTAATCTAACTGAGGCTGTCCGATTGGGCAGCTTTTTTTTTTGCCTTGTAGATGTGCCACACCCGGCAGGTGTGGCACATCTGAAATGTAGGGACAGAACAGCGTTCTGTCCAAAACATAGCCCACGGTTTTAACCGTGGGAGAAGAATGTCAACCTCGTAGATTTGCCACACCTCCGAGGTGTGGCACATCTGAAAACATAGGTCTGGAAGACAAAAACAATTTCAAAATTTGCTACTATTCAATTTTTTCATAAGTTTGTGTTTTGTATTGTTGGATTCTGATTTTAAAAATAAGGTATATCGAAAAGGTGAAATCATGAACAAGATTTGGATTATTTTGATACTATTAGTGCTAAATGCGCAATATATTTTTTCGTCAGAACTGATTAGTTCAATCGAAGCACAGTATTTAAATGATGAAGTAATAATAAAAGTTAAGATTTTCAACCCGACTGATGATTCATATATATTTGCTCTATCGGATTGGGCAGTCAAAGCGAATAAAGATAATGTCATTCCTCAGGTTTTGGGTAGTTTTTATAGTTTTTCAAATGAAATCTATTTTATAAGAGATGGTGATGCTTATTTAAGCCCTGCTTGTGGAGTATTTGAACATAAATTTGATAAAATACCACATTTTGTACGCTTGCTTCACAAGGACTCATTAAATTTGACAATTCATATGAAGAACGAAGATTTTTTCGAGCCTCTTTTTAAAGATACAACTTATAGAATTGAATTTTTTATGTTTTACTCTGATGACGAAATATTTTATCGGTCTTTAAGAAACATAAATTGTAAATATAATGATATAGTTTCGGAAGAAAAACAATATAGTTTCAATGTGCAAAAGACAAAGCGTTTGCATTTTCATGTGGGTGTACCTCATTTTAAAGGTTGCAAATGGGATAAAAAATATTCTGAAATATTAGATATTGGCTTTGTAAATAGGATTGAAGCAGTTTGCGAATTTTATGTTCCGGGAGATTGAAAAAAGCAGAATTGAAATTTGTCAACGTATTTCAGGATTTTCCCCGCATTTCATACGGGGTTATTCACATTTAACCACTTCGTGGTTTGATAATGTTGCATATGATACGTTCCCCGCATTTCATACGGGGTTATTTATATTCAAGCCCTTTGGGCTTGCTGTATTCTAACCTTCCGAAGGTTTGGAACCTTCGGAAGGCTTTGAATGCTTTTTTACTTCCTCAACAAATCTCTGATTTCGGTTAGCAATTCTACTTCGGGGCTTGGTGCTGCCGGTACGGTGAGTTCGGGAGCGGCTTCTTCTTTGCGTGTCAATCTGTTCATAGCTTTAATCGCCACGAAAATAGCAAATGCTATGATAACAAAATCAATCACATTGTTGATAAACATGCCATAATTTATAGTTACGGCTTCTTGTGCTTCTGTAGCTTCTCGGAGTACGTAGCTAAAATTTTGGAAATCAACTCCGCCTACAAGCATTCCTATTGGTGGCATCACGACATCGTTCACAAATGAACTCACTATTTTGCCGAATGCAACACCAATAATCATACCGACTGCTATATCAACTACGTTGCCTTTGACGGCGAATTCTTTAAATTCTTTAATGAAACTGCTCATAATAGCTCCCAATAAAATGAAAAAATTAATTAGTTTTTGCCAAAGATTCTTCGATTAGCTTGTCGAAGTCGTCATCTTGGATATAATAATGTTTGTTGCAATATTTACATACCAACTCATTGTGTTGGCTGCTTTTCATGGATTTGATTTCCTCTGCTCCAAGTGTCAACAATTTCGAGAGAAACATCTCTTTCGAGCATCGGCAAAAGAAATCAACTTGCGTGCTGTTGATTACATCGAACTCGAAGGGAAGCACTTCTTTCATTATTTGCTTTGGATTCAATCCCGCCGAGAAATAATCTGAAAGTGGTGTAATGTTTTCCAATTTATCCAATACTGCTTGGAGTTGGTCAATGTGAAATCCCGGCATAGCTTGCACCATAAGTCCGCCTGAATGTTTGATTTCGCCTGAATCGTCAAATTCTACATCCAACACAACTGCCGTTGGGATTTGCTCGGATTGAACGAAATAATATGCCAAATCATCGGCAATATCGCCCTTGACAAGCGGGACAATTCCCTGAATAGGTTCCGCTTTGTGATACAAAATCTTTGTGATTCGTAGCGAACCCGAACCAATAATTTCCGAAATGTCATTTACATGGTAGATGTTTTCGGTGTTGTTCATATCAACATATCCCCTGACTTCGCCCAATTGCATTGATTCGGCAAATAGTTTTTTGAATACATTGCTACCGTCAACTTCGATGACTACACGCTCCTCGCCCTTTAGAAATGAGGCAATCATGAGCGATGAAGACATCATTCGCGACAAGAAAAACGCCGATACTTTATCCAATTTATGGTTGCGTTGCGCTGTGAGTGAGGTATTTGAACTCTTTACACATACTGCTCTGAAAAAGCCGTCCTTCGATAATACCCTTACCGAGCGGTCTCGCTGCTGGAATATTTTTTTCAATTCTTCATTTTGTTCATTCATAATTTATCCCTAATTTTATATTTTTGAATTAAACATTCATTTATAACAAATATAAGTGTAACCAAATTCATAAAAAAGTAGTCTATTTAGATAAGTTGAATAACATTTTTCTTAAAGGTGGTTGAGAGTATGAAATTTTTAATTTTAACAATTGCGTTTTTGGTCTCTTTAAGTTCCGTTTCAGCACAAAGGTCATTCGTAGAAGCCGGTGTAAAGGGGGAATCACCCTATTTTGAATTGCCACCGGACATTAACATCGAGCATTTCCCCTTACTATCAACAAAAGCGGACGTCACCATTTCGGGTATGATGGCAGATGTGACTATTACCCAAAGCTACGTCAATCGTGGCGAAAAAGCCATCGAAGCCGTTTATGTTTTCCCGGCTTCCACTCGGGCAGCAGTGTATGCTATGGAAATGAAAATTGCTGATAGGACGATAAAAGCAGTAATTCAACCGAAAGTGAAAGCACGTGAAATGTACGAAGAAGCCAAGGAAGAAGGCAAAAGTGCATCACTTTTGGAGCAAAGAAGACCAAATATTTTCTCAATGAATGTGGCAAATGTCATGCCCGGCGATACAATTCAAGTAGCATTGCGATATACCGAAATGCTGATTCCCGAAGAATTGGAATACGAATTTGTGTTACCAACAGTGGTCGGTCCGAGATATATTTCGGAAAAGAACGACACTGATAATCCGGTAGAAAATGTAGGATATATACCTTCAAATGTGCCGACATACGATTTTGATATTTCCATCACGATGAACACAATCATCCCAATGGACAAAATCAGTTCAAAATCGCACAAAATTGAAATTCAAAAACTCAACGATAACCAACAAATTATCAAATTGGCAAAAGGTGAAGAGAAAAGCGGCAACCGCGATTTCATCCTTTCCTATCGTCCGGCGGGAGAAAGAATCGAAACGGGACTATTGCTACACCAAGGCGATAAGGAAAATTATTTCATGTTGGTAATCCAACCGCCTAAAAGAGTCGAAATCAAAGATGTCGTGCCGCGGGAGTTCATCTTTGTGGTTGACGTGTCGGGTTCAATGAATGGATTTCCGATAGACATTTCAAAAGCTTCTATGGAGCAATTGCTTCGCCGAATGCGTCCGAATGATTTATTCAATGTGATATTATTTGCTTCGGGCACAGTTTTATTTTCGGAAAATTCAATTGCCGCTACCGATAAAAATCTAATGAATGCGATTGAATTCATCAACAAAGAACACGGACACGGCGGCACAGAATTAATGCCGGCGTTAGAATTAGCATTGAATATGCCGAATAATGAGGGCTATTCCAAATCTATTGTCGTGATGACAGACGGATTGGTTGGGGTTGATAAAAAAGCTGTGAATTACATTCGCGACAATCTAAACAAAGCCAATTTATATTCATTCGGAATCGGCGGATATATGAACCGATTTTTAATCGAAGCAATGGCATTAGCCGGAGCAGGCGAGCCGCTTATTATTACTGAACAAGAAGGAGCTCAAAAAGCTGCAGATAGATTTATGAAATATATCGAATCGCCCGTATTGACTGACATTAGCATCGAATTTGACGGATTTACGACTTACGACGTTGAGCCAATCAAGCCATTCGATTTGACTGCCGAAAGACCAATCATTGTTTATGGCAAATACGAAGGGCATCCGGGCGGAAAAATCATTTTGAGAGGTAAAACTGCAAAACAAGATTTGCATGTAAATATTCCTGTTGACAGGTTCGGCAAAATGGACCAATCGAACGCAATCAAATATATTTATGCCCGAAATAAATTGAAATTAATCGAAATGTATGATAATTTCGGCAAAAATAATTATAATGATAAAAGCACGCTATCATTTGAAGATGCAATAACTGAGATTGGCATGAAATACAATCTTCTTACCGAGCATACTTCGTTTGTGGCAATTGATTCGGAAATTCGCAACGCAAACGGTGAATATGATACTATTAATCAGCCGTTACCGATTCCTGAGGGAATGGGTTCCATGGTAATTGCCGTAAACATGATGTCACGGGGTTCGGCATCCGGCGGACTCAGCGGTGGATATCCATCACGTATGTCTGCACAAGGTGGGGATGGTGTTGATTATGGTGGATTTAGTAGCAATATTGAAATAGAAACTCCAATAATGCCATATTACGAAAATGTAAATTATTCCGATCTCGTAGTCTATCTAAAGGATAGTAGCAGGGTTTTTGACTATAATTTGGAAAATATGATAATAAACGGCAAATTATTTTTAACAGATGATGGCAAGTTTGATAGGGTTGAAATATCTAAAAAATATCTTCTTGACGATTATATTTTATCTGAAATTGACAAGACTGTTAAGGATTTATTCATCAAAGCTAGCAAAGAAGAGGACTTTGAAATCCCTGAAGAGAAAAGTGGCCCATTTAGTCTGTCCCTAAAACTGCCGGATAGATTCATGATGAAATATAAGGGCAAGACTATTGAAGCTGAAAAGAGGAATGGAAATATTTTTGCGATACTCAAAGAAGGTAGTGGCGAACAAGTCATGATAGGCACCAAAGCAAAAATTGAGGTATCTTATTTTGATGCCGAAAATAATTTGCTTAAAACTCATACATATAATGATATATTCGGATTTGGCAAAGTGCCGGATGGAATATCGGCGATTGTACACAAATCAAAACGCGGAACCGAAAAGCTGATTTCCTTTATTTTTATGCACAACCCGACGAACATAGCTCCCAAGGAAGTCGTGGAAGAAGGTCATAAA from Candidatus Kapaibacterium sp. includes:
- the mscL gene encoding large-conductance mechanosensitive channel protein MscL, whose amino-acid sequence is MSSFIKEFKEFAVKGNVVDIAVGMIIGVAFGKIVSSFVNDVVMPPIGMLVGGVDFQNFSYVLREATEAQEAVTINYGMFINNVIDFVIIAFAIFVAIKAMNRLTRKEEAAPELTVPAAPSPEVELLTEIRDLLRK
- the asnS gene encoding asparagine--tRNA ligase, whose protein sequence is MLSSYKSFHYIEDIHKYVGEEVTLRGWVYNLTGKGKLQFIMLRDGTGVIQCVVFKTNVSEEAFENAKSLTQESSISLTGKVVSNEKAPGGFEIDVTNLQIIQLAQEYPITPKEHGDSFLIEHRHLWLRSSRQHAIMRVRAAVMKAIRDFFDGNGFKLMDSPILTPNACEGTSTLFETEYFDLGKAYLSQSGQLYAEATALALGKVYTFGPAFRAERSKTRKHLTEFWMVEPEMAFFDLNDDMDLAEDLVEYIVQYCLKTCQKELQTLERDITKLEKVRRPFHRMSYSDAVDWLVENKIPLNKKIDGKDVEILPFPWGEDFGSPQEEAIMEQFDKPLIIHRYPTEIKAFYMKRDPINPKVVLAMDMLGPEKAGELIGGSQREDDFDLLLQRIKHEELPEEEFKWYLDLRRYGSVPHSGFGLGVERTVKWITGAAHIREVIPFPRMIYRITP
- a CDS encoding Hsp33 family molecular chaperone HslO, translating into MNEQNEELKKIFQQRDRSVRVLSKDGFFRAVCVKSSNTSLTAQRNHKLDKVSAFFLSRMMSSSLMIASFLKGEERVVIEVDGSNVFKKLFAESMQLGEVRGYVDMNNTENIYHVNDISEIIGSGSLRITKILYHKAEPIQGIVPLVKGDIADDLAYYFVQSEQIPTAVVLDVEFDDSGEIKHSGGLMVQAMPGFHIDQLQAVLDKLENITPLSDYFSAGLNPKQIMKEVLPFEFDVINSTQVDFFCRCSKEMFLSKLLTLGAEEIKSMKSSQHNELVCKYCNKHYYIQDDDFDKLIEESLAKTN
- a CDS encoding serine hydroxymethyltransferase, whose translation is MYENVKKYDPELYDILMLENGRQHDKIELIASENFTSEAVMQTQGSVLTNKYAEGYPGKRYYGGCEYVDMAEDLARERLKKLFGAEYVNVQPHSGSNANMAVYFTFLNHGDTVMGLSLAHGGHLTHGSPVNFSGKFYNFVAYELDPATGRIDYDKAAELAKKHKPKLITVGASAYPRDIDFKKFREIADSVGAFLFADIAHPAGLIAKGKLSNPVPYCDIVASTTHKTLRGPRGGIIMTHKDYENPFGIVAPKSGRVKNIGEVLDSWVMPGVQGGPLMHVIAAKAVAFGEVLSDEFDLYATQVIKNAQAFAKALVSKGYDLVSGGTDNHLMLVDLRNKGVTGKQAENALDESGITCNKNAVPNDTQPPLVTSGIRLGTPAMTTRGLKEDDFVQVAEFIDKVITNIGNESVYEQVRNEVKEFTSKYPLHQKML
- a CDS encoding VWA domain-containing protein, with the translated sequence MKFLILTIAFLVSLSSVSAQRSFVEAGVKGESPYFELPPDINIEHFPLLSTKADVTISGMMADVTITQSYVNRGEKAIEAVYVFPASTRAAVYAMEMKIADRTIKAVIQPKVKAREMYEEAKEEGKSASLLEQRRPNIFSMNVANVMPGDTIQVALRYTEMLIPEELEYEFVLPTVVGPRYISEKNDTDNPVENVGYIPSNVPTYDFDISITMNTIIPMDKISSKSHKIEIQKLNDNQQIIKLAKGEEKSGNRDFILSYRPAGERIETGLLLHQGDKENYFMLVIQPPKRVEIKDVVPREFIFVVDVSGSMNGFPIDISKASMEQLLRRMRPNDLFNVILFASGTVLFSENSIAATDKNLMNAIEFINKEHGHGGTELMPALELALNMPNNEGYSKSIVVMTDGLVGVDKKAVNYIRDNLNKANLYSFGIGGYMNRFLIEAMALAGAGEPLIITEQEGAQKAADRFMKYIESPVLTDISIEFDGFTTYDVEPIKPFDLTAERPIIVYGKYEGHPGGKIILRGKTAKQDLHVNIPVDRFGKMDQSNAIKYIYARNKLKLIEMYDNFGKNNYNDKSTLSFEDAITEIGMKYNLLTEHTSFVAIDSEIRNANGEYDTINQPLPIPEGMGSMVIAVNMMSRGSASGGLSGGYPSRMSAQGGDGVDYGGFSSNIEIETPIMPYYENVNYSDLVVYLKDSSRVFDYNLENMIINGKLFLTDDGKFDRVEISKKYLLDDYILSEIDKTVKDLFIKASKEEDFEIPEEKSGPFSLSLKLPDRFMMKYKGKTIEAEKRNGNIFAILKEGSGEQVMIGTKAKIEVSYFDAENNLLKTHTYNDIFGFGKVPDGISAIVHKSKRGTEKLISFIFMHNPTNIAPKEVVEEGHKIKYIIVKVL